From candidate division WOR-3 bacterium, the proteins below share one genomic window:
- a CDS encoding restriction endonuclease, whose product MAVWLVRAGRHGEFEQKFISENRLYVTWENLDVDVSKLKGRPKLAEALSQRYPDTKPKAILAWARQIWPFAHAMQRGDLVVVPLKTQPAVQIAEVTGDYRFEPAGPSPYYHWRSVKWIGEAIPRTRFGKDLLFSMGAAMTICRIQRNNAEARIAAMRASGWKPETGVVPTPDVTTPDEEEAGGGDLEELAHDQIAQAIAAHFKGHGLTRLVEAILKAQGYSTYRSPEGADGGADILAGAPPLGFGAPRLCVEVKSGDTPIDRPAVDKLLGAVTKFGAQEGLFVSWSGYRSNVQKEMAASFFRVRLWSQKELFEALFAHYDHLDDDIKAELPLKRIWVPVTEDDEGWQARDGVE is encoded by the coding sequence ATGGCGGTTTGGCTAGTTAGGGCGGGCAGGCATGGCGAGTTCGAGCAGAAGTTCATCAGCGAGAACCGACTATATGTGACTTGGGAGAATCTCGATGTAGACGTATCCAAACTCAAGGGAAGGCCCAAGTTGGCAGAGGCTCTTTCGCAACGTTACCCCGACACAAAACCGAAGGCGATCTTGGCTTGGGCCAGGCAGATCTGGCCGTTTGCACACGCGATGCAGAGGGGCGACCTTGTGGTTGTTCCGCTCAAGACTCAACCTGCCGTGCAGATAGCCGAGGTCACCGGGGACTATCGTTTCGAACCAGCGGGACCCAGTCCCTACTACCACTGGCGTTCGGTGAAGTGGATCGGTGAGGCTATTCCTCGGACGCGCTTTGGCAAGGATCTGCTGTTCTCCATGGGTGCTGCCATGACAATTTGTCGCATCCAGCGTAACAACGCAGAGGCGCGCATAGCTGCGATGCGCGCGAGCGGCTGGAAGCCGGAAACCGGGGTTGTGCCTACACCCGACGTCACGACGCCGGACGAGGAAGAAGCTGGTGGCGGCGACCTAGAGGAGCTAGCTCACGACCAGATAGCGCAAGCAATCGCGGCTCATTTCAAGGGACATGGTTTGACGAGATTGGTCGAGGCGATCCTGAAGGCGCAGGGCTACTCTACGTACCGTAGCCCTGAAGGCGCGGACGGAGGCGCGGATATTCTGGCCGGGGCTCCACCTTTGGGATTCGGAGCGCCCCGTCTCTGCGTCGAGGTCAAGTCGGGTGACACTCCCATTGATCGTCCTGCGGTAGACAAGCTGCTCGGAGCCGTGACCAAGTTCGGCGCGCAGGAGGGGTTGTTCGTTTCCTGGAGCGGCTACAGGAGCAACGTGCAGAAGGAGATGGCCGCGAGCTTCTTCCGAGTGCGGCTGTGGTCCCAGAAGGAGCTCTTCGAGGCCCTGTTCGCGCACTACGACCACCTGGACGACGACATCAAGGCCGAGTTGCCGCTCAAGCGCATTTGGGTGCCAGTCACGGAAGATGACGAAGGCTGGCAGGCCCGCGACGGCGTGGAATGA